In a genomic window of Phragmites australis chromosome 14, lpPhrAust1.1, whole genome shotgun sequence:
- the LOC133891623 gene encoding glucan endo-1,3-beta-glucosidase 8-like, with protein sequence MARLAAALLVAAAVLCWAAAGVEALGMNWGTQATHPLPPKVVVQLLRDNGIKKVKLFDTDFAAMSALAGSGIEVMVAIPNNMLADLAGDSGAAKDWAKRNVKRYDFDGGVTIKYVAVGNEPFLQSYNGSFINITFPALQNIQNALNDAGVGDRIKATVPLNADVYNSPAKNTVPSAGRFRADISGLMTDIVKFLAKNNAPFTVNIYPFLSLYLNDNFPLDYAFFDGGATPVNDNGVMYTNVFDANFDTLVAALKAVGHGDMPVIIGEVGWPTDGDKHAKASHAQRFYAGLLKRLAANTGTPARPNQYIEVYLFGLVDEDAKSVAPGNFERHWGVLRYDGQPKYAMDLTGQGRNTMLVPAKGVKYLSRTWCALNPNAKDLGRLGANIDYACTHADCTPLGYGSTCNGMDTAGNASYAFNAYYQAQSQKDTACDFQGLALPTEKDPSTATCNCTIQIETGAAAALHGRSGGTGVAVVAALLVALIQFLALS encoded by the exons ATGGCGAGgctcgccgccgcgctgctTGTGGCAGCGGCAGTGTTGTgctgggcggcggcgggggtggaGGCGCTGGGGATGAACTGGGGCACGCAGGCGACGCACCCGCTGCCGCCCAAGGTGGTGGTGCAGCTGCTCCGGGACAACGGGATCAAGAAGGTGAAGCTCTTCGACACCGACTTCGCCGCCATGAGCGCGCTCGCCGGCAGCGGCATCGAGGTCATGGTGGCCATCCCCAACAACATGCTCGCCGACCTCGCCGGCGACTCCGGCGCCGCAAAGGACTGGGCCAAGCGCAACGTCAAGCGGTACGACTTCGACGGCGGCGTCACCATCAA GTACGTGGCCGTCGGCAACGAGCCGTTCCTGCAGTCCTACAACGGCTCCTTCATCAACATTACCTTCCCGGCGCTGCAGAACATCCAGAACGCGCTCAACGACGCCGGCGTGGGCGACAGGATCAAGGCCACCGTCCCGCTCAACGCCGACGTGTACAACTCCCCCGCCAAGAACACGGTGCCGTCCGCCGGCCGCTTCCGCGCAGACATCTCCGGCCTCATGACGGACATCGTCAAGTTCCTGGCCAAGAACAACGCGCCCTTCACCGTCAACATCTACCCGTTCCTCAGCCTGTACCTGAACGACAACTTCCCGCTCGACTACGCCTTCTTCGACGGCGGAGCCACGCCCGTGAACGACAACGGCGTCATGTACACCAACGTGTTCGACGCCAACTTCGACACGCTGGTGGCCGCGCTCAAGGCCGTGGGGCACGGCGACATGCCCGTCATCATCGGCGAGGTCGGCTGGCCCACCGACGGCGACAAGCACGCCAAGGCCTCCCACGCCCAGCGGTTCTACGCTGGGCTGCTCAAGCGGCTGGCGGCGAACACGGGCACGCCGGCGCGGCCGAACCAGTACATCGAGGTGTACCTGTTCGGGCTGGTCGACGAGGACGCGAAGAGCGTGGCGCCGGGCAACTTCGAGCGGCACTGGGGCGTCCTCCGGTACGACGGCCAGCCCAAGTACGCCATGGACCTCACCGGGCAGGGCCGGAACACGATGCTCGTGCCGGCGAAGGGCGTCAAGTACCTGTCGAGGACGTGGTGCGCGCTGAATCCCAACGCCAAGGACCTCGGCAGGCTCGGCGCCAACATCGACTACGCGTGCACTCACGCCGACTGCACGCCGCTCGGCTACGGCTCGACGTGCAACGGCATGGACACCGCCGGCAACGCCTCGTACGCGTTCAACGCCTACTACCAGGCGCAGAGCCAGAAGGACACGGCCTGCGACTTCCAGGGCCTCGCGCTGCCGACGGAGAAAGACCCGTCCACGGCGACGTGCAACTGCACCATACAGATCGAGACcggggcagcggcggcattGCACGGCCGGAGCGGCGGGACAGGCGTCGCGGTGGTGGCCGCCCTGCTTGTGGCGCTGATCCAGTTCTTGGCGTTGTCGTAG